Proteins from a single region of Nitrospira sp.:
- a CDS encoding Do family serine endopeptidase — MFMWTQQTTNVLIACGLTLSAFVGSGCATPVSAAGVPPAWAQGFSEIVKKTTPAVVNIAVTGGGEGSRRRGGIPPNPFGAPPPGDEPGGESPTPPTPHGPPGPHGKPDQSAGSGVILDSSGFIVTNNHVVEGATQITVTLNDRREFSGKVVGTDPKTDLAVIKIEAKDLPSLKWAEYERLQVGDLVLAVGSPFGLSSTVTLGIISALGRGNVGIADYEDFIQTDAAINPGNSGGALVNMNGDLIGINTAIFSRTGGSEGIGFAIPSSIALDIVDSLQKTGKVVRGWMGVAIQEITPALAKSFKLPEQRKGVLISDVNENGPSHAAGIKRGDVVVAFNGKEVQTVSQLRNLVARTVVGKDAQVKVVREGKEQVIAVKVAERPSDEVLAKKEPGPPKESGEQIKPPDNVLASLRVQALDNALMSQLNIPAKTAGVVITSVEPGGQAEAAGLQRGDVIQEVNHESVKTLSEYQKAAEKIKKDELAVLLVNRQGNSLFVAINPK, encoded by the coding sequence ATGTTCATGTGGACTCAGCAAACGACGAACGTGCTCATCGCTTGTGGGTTGACCCTGTCTGCTTTCGTCGGAAGCGGATGCGCGACACCCGTCTCGGCCGCAGGGGTTCCTCCAGCATGGGCCCAGGGATTCTCAGAAATTGTGAAAAAGACGACGCCGGCCGTCGTCAACATTGCTGTCACCGGTGGTGGGGAAGGGAGTCGGAGGCGAGGAGGGATTCCTCCCAATCCATTCGGAGCCCCGCCTCCTGGGGATGAGCCCGGTGGTGAGTCACCGACTCCGCCAACCCCACATGGGCCTCCCGGTCCGCACGGCAAACCTGACCAGAGTGCCGGTTCCGGAGTCATCCTCGATTCCAGCGGATTTATCGTGACCAACAATCACGTTGTGGAAGGGGCGACCCAGATTACGGTGACGTTGAATGATCGGCGGGAGTTTTCCGGCAAGGTTGTCGGGACCGATCCCAAAACCGACTTGGCGGTCATCAAGATCGAGGCCAAGGATCTGCCGTCGCTCAAGTGGGCTGAGTATGAGAGGCTCCAGGTCGGGGACTTGGTGTTGGCCGTCGGGAGTCCATTTGGTCTGAGCTCGACCGTGACGCTCGGCATTATCAGTGCATTGGGGCGTGGCAATGTCGGAATCGCCGACTATGAAGACTTTATCCAGACCGATGCGGCCATCAACCCTGGAAATTCGGGTGGAGCGCTCGTCAATATGAACGGAGATCTGATCGGGATTAATACCGCGATTTTCTCGAGGACCGGCGGATCGGAGGGCATTGGGTTTGCGATTCCCAGTAGTATCGCGCTCGATATCGTGGATAGTCTCCAAAAGACGGGGAAAGTCGTACGCGGATGGATGGGCGTGGCGATTCAGGAAATCACGCCGGCCTTGGCGAAATCGTTCAAACTTCCGGAACAGCGGAAAGGCGTGTTGATCAGCGACGTCAATGAAAATGGCCCCTCGCATGCCGCGGGAATCAAGCGGGGCGATGTGGTGGTGGCCTTTAACGGGAAAGAGGTGCAGACGGTGAGTCAGCTGCGCAACCTCGTTGCCAGAACGGTCGTCGGCAAAGATGCCCAGGTGAAGGTCGTCCGCGAAGGGAAGGAGCAGGTCATTGCCGTGAAGGTGGCGGAGCGTCCCTCGGATGAAGTCTTGGCGAAGAAGGAGCCGGGGCCACCGAAGGAATCGGGGGAGCAAATCAAGCCACCGGACAATGTCTTGGCATCGCTTCGTGTTCAGGCGCTGGACAATGCGTTGATGAGCCAATTGAACATCCCTGCCAAGACGGCAGGTGTGGTGATCACCTCGGTGGAGCCGGGCGGACAGGCGGAAGCGGCCGGCTTGCAGCGCGGCGATGTCATCCAAGAAGTCAATCATGAATCCGTGAAGACACTCAGCGAGTACCAGAAGGCCGCCGAGAAAATTAAAAAAGATGAGCTCGCGGTGTTGCTCGTCAACCGTCAGGGGAACAGCCTCTTCGTGGCGATCAATCCGAAGTAA
- a CDS encoding caspase family protein translates to MLPEIAQAVTERNRLSGIRTLAGVWIGGTLLVLTGCAPHLEFPPMGTPLSASAKLETSAALKNLVLRYTDSCGQIQEVPLGGRLQDALQEGFRRTFTRVISENDETGPPPDHLVQVDLVDSSFDLNKEALYDRAPAVLHLNAIARIYDQTGTLLRQADIAVSRQERLRLEQLSKNCDYVIDPFIRDTTIDFSTRVALTAKQVAMSQNGLTSTEPTAPSPGTSITPPTLNPVLAQPPPALTSASTALRFKALLLDENSDLLLEGGEHIRVRVDVVNTGATPVENASASLTGTRLVLEQFPTTVLRIPPLQPGQTKSLEFVATLPLLAQAEQVEIRVIVEERSGTSAPPQTLSFTIAPTGSRGNNVDHVSPQTSTVRHPETSVIAIGLSATLTQQIPSRKYAAQDAEAVAKYFQTLGGVPSSNIALLTDRTATSAHIEKTLREWLPARSTKDGIVIIYVSGQAMVSPRGEIMLVPYDGTKIPTSLYRLSTLESVLTKLSPQQAILIFDGRTSPIVDQAKTPATPRWDLDGENTIRLIAVEGLAAGVEDDAHRHGLFTYYLLRGLRGEADTNRDGKISLGEVSGFVRQKVAWASKSQFSTTQRPQMIPPLKSDEKAADLVLTTLPSLAASETP, encoded by the coding sequence ATGCTACCAGAAATAGCCCAGGCAGTGACCGAACGCAACCGACTCAGCGGTATCCGCACTCTGGCAGGGGTTTGGATTGGCGGGACACTCCTTGTCCTCACCGGCTGCGCTCCACATCTTGAGTTCCCTCCGATGGGCACTCCCCTCTCCGCCAGTGCCAAACTGGAAACGTCCGCCGCCCTGAAGAACCTCGTACTTCGTTACACGGATTCATGCGGGCAGATCCAGGAGGTTCCGTTAGGAGGACGCCTGCAAGACGCGTTACAGGAGGGCTTTCGCCGAACCTTCACCCGGGTGATCTCGGAGAACGACGAAACTGGTCCTCCCCCTGATCATCTCGTTCAGGTGGACCTGGTTGACTCGTCATTCGACCTCAATAAAGAGGCCCTCTACGACCGTGCCCCTGCCGTCTTACATCTCAACGCGATCGCTCGTATCTACGACCAGACGGGAACATTGCTCCGGCAAGCGGACATCGCCGTGTCACGCCAAGAACGACTGCGACTTGAACAACTCTCAAAGAATTGCGATTACGTCATTGATCCGTTCATTCGCGATACCACGATCGACTTTTCGACCCGTGTGGCCCTCACTGCCAAGCAGGTCGCCATGAGCCAGAACGGTCTCACTTCGACCGAACCAACTGCTCCATCGCCGGGAACGTCCATCACCCCCCCTACGTTGAACCCAGTACTTGCCCAACCACCACCAGCCCTTACCAGCGCTTCGACCGCGCTCCGGTTCAAGGCGCTCCTCCTCGATGAAAATAGCGACCTTCTGCTTGAAGGGGGCGAACATATCCGTGTCCGCGTCGACGTCGTCAACACCGGCGCAACACCGGTGGAGAACGCCTCGGCTTCTTTGACCGGGACTCGGCTCGTCCTCGAACAGTTTCCCACGACCGTCTTGAGAATTCCGCCGCTGCAACCGGGCCAAACAAAGTCGTTGGAATTTGTCGCGACCCTCCCCCTGCTCGCACAAGCAGAGCAAGTCGAGATTCGGGTGATCGTGGAAGAACGCAGCGGAACCTCAGCCCCACCGCAAACCCTGTCCTTCACGATTGCCCCGACAGGATCCAGAGGGAACAATGTCGATCATGTGTCGCCACAAACATCAACCGTTCGGCACCCTGAAACTTCCGTTATTGCCATCGGCCTCAGTGCAACCCTCACCCAGCAGATTCCATCACGCAAGTATGCGGCACAGGATGCAGAGGCGGTTGCCAAGTATTTCCAGACGCTCGGGGGCGTGCCGTCGTCCAATATCGCTCTCCTGACGGATCGCACGGCCACGTCTGCGCATATCGAAAAAACCTTGCGCGAATGGCTCCCGGCTCGTTCGACGAAGGACGGGATTGTGATCATTTATGTTTCTGGCCAGGCGATGGTCTCTCCAAGAGGGGAAATCATGCTCGTCCCCTATGATGGGACAAAGATCCCCACCAGCCTGTACCGCTTGAGCACGCTCGAATCAGTTCTCACCAAACTAAGCCCACAGCAGGCCATCTTGATCTTCGACGGGAGAACTTCTCCCATTGTCGATCAGGCCAAGACACCCGCCACCCCGCGATGGGACCTGGATGGGGAGAACACGATTCGATTGATCGCCGTCGAGGGCCTCGCGGCTGGAGTCGAAGACGACGCCCATCGTCACGGTCTCTTCACCTATTACCTGTTGCGAGGGCTGCGCGGAGAAGCGGATACGAACCGCGATGGAAAGATCAGCCTCGGAGAGGTCAGTGGATTCGTGCGACAAAAAGTCGCCTGGGCGTCAAAATCACAGTTCAGTACGACCCAGCGTCCACAGATGATCCCGCCGCTGAAATCGGACGAGAAGGCCGCTGACCTAGTCCTCACCACACTGCCCTCCCTTGCGGCATCGGAAACGCCGTAA
- a CDS encoding AbrB/MazE/SpoVT family DNA-binding domain-containing protein, translated as MKTTIDAVGRLVIPKELRREAGLQPGSELEIRWRQGLIEIEPAPLPVRLKKRGRFLVAMPNQPIEPLTSETVERTR; from the coding sequence ATGAAAACTACCATCGATGCTGTCGGGCGATTGGTAATTCCCAAGGAACTACGGCGAGAAGCAGGACTCCAGCCGGGCTCCGAGCTGGAGATCCGCTGGAGGCAGGGACTAATTGAAATCGAGCCGGCACCGCTTCCCGTCAGGTTGAAGAAACGTGGCCGATTTCTTGTCGCGATGCCAAACCAGCCGATCGAGCCACTCACGAGCGAGACCGTCGAGCGGACGCGCTGA
- a CDS encoding type II toxin-antitoxin system VapC family toxin → MLYEVYKKIKRERGEEMALQLAGRLHATHVISLTESSALLAADLSLQHGLAMAEAMVYATGRDQEVEVITGDADLEGLPDVVYSK, encoded by the coding sequence GTGCTGTATGAAGTCTACAAGAAGATCAAACGGGAGCGAGGCGAGGAAATGGCCTTGCAGCTTGCCGGGCGCCTCCATGCGACTCACGTGATCTCATTGACGGAGTCGAGCGCGCTCCTCGCCGCTGATCTGAGCCTCCAGCACGGACTGGCCATGGCGGAGGCGATGGTGTATGCCACAGGACGAGATCAGGAGGTCGAGGTCATCACCGGTGACGCGGATCTCGAAGGCTTGCCCGACGTGGTGTATAGCAAGTAG
- a CDS encoding c-type cytochrome, producing the protein MGYLSKFLGITAAVMLLSVSVVGAEEKDPTKPRVPPDQMADAKALKNPVASSPESVAKGKALYEGKGTCFNCHGKAGDGQGEAGKILNPSPRDFTNCKFHKKRKDGELFWVIKNGSPGTGMVSLIPAAITEEEAWNIINYERSFCKGE; encoded by the coding sequence ATGGGGTATCTGTCCAAGTTTCTGGGAATCACTGCAGCGGTTATGCTTCTCTCCGTCTCGGTGGTGGGAGCAGAAGAAAAGGATCCGACCAAGCCTCGCGTTCCGCCGGATCAGATGGCGGATGCAAAGGCACTGAAAAATCCGGTTGCCTCGTCGCCGGAAAGCGTCGCTAAAGGCAAGGCGCTGTATGAAGGGAAAGGCACCTGCTTCAATTGCCACGGCAAGGCTGGCGATGGACAGGGCGAAGCGGGCAAGATTCTCAATCCAAGCCCACGCGACTTCACCAACTGCAAGTTCCACAAGAAGCGGAAAGACGGCGAGCTCTTCTGGGTCATCAAGAACGGCAGCCCGGGGACCGGTATGGTGTCCTTGATTCCAGCTGCTATCACCGAAGAAGAAGCTTGGAACATCATCAATTATGAGCGGAGCTTCTGCAAGGGCGAGTAA
- a CDS encoding helix-turn-helix domain-containing protein yields the protein MESVGEFFRQVRETKGLTIDEVASKTRIRTDFVKALEDGNFAKLPDQVFARGFVRSYARSLGLDEEDAIHRFIQSAGSFYEKQDERERLKVRQVEEDRKRQANRKAVAIAIGIAVLTLVFLLSREQSTVFRRGAPEQTSATKRATQPSKDVAESGTREPERTVDAAKLAESPTVVPSKATAETPRRQEPAVSEVVASRVEPEATSAGSLGSPGSDGPLAGIGLNAIESRGDGQLVLDLEATELSWVVVQIDNGSPQESLLRPGEKGHWTGQDQFILTLGNAGGVKAELNGKPQKPFGPSGKVARDIVLKR from the coding sequence ATGGAGTCGGTCGGCGAATTCTTTCGGCAGGTCCGTGAAACCAAGGGATTGACCATCGATGAGGTGGCGTCGAAAACCCGCATTCGCACGGATTTCGTCAAGGCGCTTGAGGATGGCAATTTTGCCAAACTGCCTGACCAGGTCTTTGCACGGGGGTTCGTACGGTCGTACGCGCGGTCGCTCGGGTTGGATGAAGAGGATGCGATTCATCGGTTTATTCAATCGGCCGGCTCCTTTTATGAGAAGCAAGATGAACGGGAACGGCTCAAGGTTCGTCAGGTTGAAGAGGATCGGAAGCGCCAAGCCAATCGGAAGGCGGTGGCGATCGCCATCGGGATCGCCGTTTTGACCTTGGTGTTTCTCTTGAGTCGTGAACAGTCCACCGTCTTTCGCCGTGGTGCCCCGGAGCAAACTTCTGCGACGAAGCGGGCCACTCAACCGAGTAAGGATGTGGCAGAATCCGGAACGCGTGAGCCTGAGCGTACGGTCGACGCAGCAAAACTGGCTGAATCGCCGACGGTCGTTCCCTCCAAAGCGACTGCAGAGACTCCGCGTCGGCAGGAACCAGCTGTGTCCGAGGTAGTGGCTTCACGTGTTGAACCCGAGGCGACGTCTGCAGGGTCGCTGGGTTCTCCCGGCAGTGATGGTCCGCTGGCAGGGATTGGTCTGAACGCGATTGAGAGTCGTGGCGATGGGCAATTGGTTTTGGATCTGGAAGCGACCGAGTTGAGCTGGGTCGTCGTGCAGATCGATAACGGGAGTCCGCAGGAGTCATTGCTTCGTCCCGGTGAAAAGGGCCATTGGACCGGGCAGGATCAATTTATTCTCACCCTCGGAAACGCGGGTGGCGTGAAGGCTGAGCTGAACGGCAAACCGCAAAAACCCTTCGGCCCAAGCGGCAAAGTCGCCCGCGATATTGTGCTGAAGCGGTAG
- a CDS encoding tetratricopeptide repeat protein — translation MTVRNKARLHERRVFRAVLWVGLIGLVGGCASEKEVLQKSQGHYQEGVASLPGDRQKAFVSFQRAVQLNPDNKEARYALGHVYALQGKLPSAEEQFRAALKIDENYSEAHTYLGQVLANQDRWSEAVQSYRLALANPLYPTPDLARFHLGRALAHQGDLQGAMEAFEDAASASPPTVPPAMTHLELGRVYYQLGYATRARDALKKVATLDKGGELATAASDLLTRLK, via the coding sequence ATGACCGTTCGGAACAAAGCCCGGCTCCATGAACGTCGAGTCTTTCGTGCAGTGCTATGGGTGGGACTCATCGGTCTCGTGGGCGGCTGTGCGAGCGAGAAAGAGGTCCTGCAAAAGTCACAGGGACACTATCAAGAAGGCGTGGCCAGTCTCCCTGGAGATCGGCAGAAGGCCTTCGTGTCGTTCCAGCGAGCGGTTCAGTTGAACCCGGACAACAAAGAAGCACGGTATGCGTTAGGGCATGTCTACGCGCTGCAAGGCAAATTGCCCTCTGCTGAGGAGCAGTTTCGGGCGGCGTTGAAGATCGATGAGAACTACTCTGAAGCGCATACGTATCTGGGGCAAGTGTTAGCCAATCAGGATCGGTGGAGCGAAGCGGTCCAATCGTATCGATTGGCGCTGGCCAATCCCTTGTATCCGACGCCGGACCTGGCTCGCTTCCATCTCGGTCGCGCCTTGGCGCATCAGGGCGATCTTCAGGGGGCGATGGAGGCGTTTGAGGACGCGGCCTCCGCCAGTCCGCCGACTGTTCCGCCGGCGATGACGCATCTTGAACTTGGTCGTGTGTACTACCAGTTAGGGTATGCGACGCGCGCGCGCGACGCGCTGAAGAAAGTGGCGACGTTGGACAAGGGGGGCGAGTTGGCGACAGCGGCGTCAGATCTCTTGACGCGATTGAAGTAG
- a CDS encoding sugar kinase has translation MGKLLVVGSVALDTVKTPFGEGTEILGGSATYFSTAASFFTSVALIAVVGEDFPQQHVAFLKSRGIDLTGLERRPGATFRWKGEYTHQLNEAHTLDTQLNVFETFRPQIPEAYREPDVLFLGNIHPELQLDVLQKVKRPGLVACDTMNFWINGQREALWKVLEKVDVLIINDGEARALGQDSNLVKVAKVVLSRGPKHLIVKRGEYGVLMFNEKQVFGAPAFPLEDVRDPTGAGDTFAGGFLGYLAATGNRSPEAMKQAIIFGSVMASFTVEAFSLDRLRILDYKEIQARFAEFKRLTHFEDV, from the coding sequence ATGGGGAAATTGTTAGTGGTCGGATCGGTTGCGCTGGATACAGTGAAAACTCCATTTGGCGAAGGGACGGAGATTTTGGGAGGGTCGGCGACGTACTTCTCTACGGCAGCGAGTTTCTTTACATCGGTGGCGCTCATTGCGGTGGTCGGAGAGGACTTCCCTCAACAGCACGTTGCGTTTCTGAAGAGTCGCGGAATTGACCTGACGGGATTGGAGCGGCGACCGGGAGCGACGTTCCGCTGGAAAGGGGAGTACACGCATCAGTTGAACGAGGCGCATACCTTGGACACGCAACTCAACGTGTTCGAAACCTTTCGCCCCCAGATTCCCGAAGCCTATCGCGAACCGGACGTTTTGTTCCTGGGGAACATTCACCCGGAGCTTCAGCTTGATGTGCTGCAAAAGGTCAAACGTCCCGGGCTGGTCGCGTGCGACACCATGAATTTCTGGATCAACGGTCAGCGAGAGGCCTTGTGGAAAGTGCTGGAGAAGGTCGATGTGTTGATCATCAATGACGGCGAAGCGCGTGCCTTAGGTCAGGACTCCAATCTCGTAAAAGTTGCGAAGGTAGTGCTGTCACGAGGGCCCAAACATCTCATCGTGAAGCGGGGAGAATACGGTGTGCTCATGTTCAATGAAAAGCAGGTATTCGGGGCACCGGCGTTTCCGCTTGAAGACGTGCGCGACCCGACCGGTGCCGGCGATACCTTTGCTGGCGGGTTTTTGGGCTATCTCGCTGCGACCGGAAACCGTTCGCCTGAGGCGATGAAGCAGGCCATCATCTTTGGAAGCGTCATGGCGTCATTTACAGTAGAAGCCTTTAGTCTTGACCGATTGCGAATCCTGGATTACAAAGAGATTCAGGCACGGTTCGCTGAGTTTAAGCGACTCACGCATTTTGAGGATGTATGA